The Bradyrhizobium sp. LLZ17 genomic sequence CTAATGCGGATGCCGACCCTCCGGTCATTTGGGGAAGGCCGCACGTGTGGGGAAGCAATCGACACGCGCACCCACGCGATCCGCCGGGGTAGTGGGTACGGCACGTCGGTAGGGTGGTTCGTAGTTACAGGGGGAGACCCGTCGCGGACGAGGGTAGCGGCCTCAGCATCGCATCAGGCGGTGGTCATGGCGGGAGTCGGACGGGGCAGTAGGAGCGTTGATGCCGGGTAATGCCGGCGGAGCAAAGGGCCCCGACTTCTGGTGTGCTTTTGAAGATGGTGAGGTGAAGGTGATTGGTGATGAGCCTGACAACGCCTGATAAGATCCGGAGCCTTCAGAGAAAGCTCTACTGCAAAGCGAAGGCGGAGCCCACCTTCCGCTTCTATCTGCTCTACGACAAGATCTGTCGCGAGGACATCCTGGTCCACGCCTATCGGCTCGCCCGAGTTAATGCGGGTGCACCGGGTGTGGATGGGATCACGTTTGCTCAGATCGAGGAGCAGGGCCTGGAAGCATGGTTGGCGGGCTTGCGCGAGGAACTGGTCTCGAAAACATACCGACCTGATCCGGTGCGGCGGGTGATGATCCCCAAAGCGAATGGTGGCGAGCGTCCGCTCGGCATTCCGACCATTCGTGATCGTGTGATTCAGACTGCTGCCAAGATGGTGATCGAGCCGTTCTTCGAGGCTGACTTCGAGGACAATGCCTACGGCTACCGACCCGCTCGCGGGGCGGTGGACGCGGTCAAGGAAGTGCACCGGCATTTATGCCGGGGCTATGCTGACGTAGTTGATGCCGATTTGTCCAAGTACTTCGATACGATACCGCATTCCGAGCTGATAAAGTCAGTAGCCCGGCGTGTGGTGGATCGAAACGTCCTGCGCCTCATCAAGATGTGGCTGAGGGCGCCGATCGAGGAACGGGACGCCGACGGGACCCGGCGCATGAGTGGTGGCAAGCGAAACACGCGCGGCACGCCGCAAGGCGGCGTCGCAAGTCCACTGCTGGCCAACATCTACATGAATCGGTTCCTGAAGCATTGGCGTTTGACTGAAAGCGGCGACACGTTCCGTGCTCACGTCGTCTCCTATGCCGACGACTTCGTTATCCTCAGCCGCGGCCGCGCGGCGGAGGCATTGGCGTGGACGAAGGTGGTGATGACCAAGCTCGGGTTGACGATCAACGAGGCGAAAACTTCGTTGAGAAACGCCCGAGAGGAACGCTTCGACTTCCTCGGCTACTCGTTCGGCGCGCATCGGTTTGAGGCGAACGGGAATTGGTATCTGGGTGCGAGCCCGTCCAAGAAGAGTGTGCAACGGCTCAAGACAAAGATCAGCGATCTACTGGTGCCGAGCAATATCGATCCATGGCCGGAAGTATGTGACAAGCTGAACAGGTCTCTGCGAGGCTGGTCCAACTACTTTGGCTACGGTTCGCGGAGCAAGGCATACCGTAGCGTCGATCAATACGTCTCTGAACGCTGCGCAGGTTCCTCGCGCGAAGACACAAAGTGCAAGGGCGCGGCAATCGCCGATTCACGTTCGATGTCATTCATCGAGAACTCGGCGTTCTGTGCCTTCAACGCCTGCCCAAAGCGGTCCCGTCGCGTGCATTGCGGTGAAGCCGGTCGGAAAGCCGGATGCCGGAAATCGGCACGTCCGGTTTGATGAGCGGGGATGGGAAACGGGGCGTTGGCCATAGGCCCCAAGCTACCGCGCCCATCCTCGACTCTACCAAAGCAGTCGTTGACGGAAATCAACAGGATTGAATGCTCCACCAAGAGGGCGGCAATGCCGGGGCAGCCGGGAGATCGTCAGAGTGCGATTGTTTCCTCGACTACATGTTTCAGCGCCGTCCCCTCAGCGGACAGGGTCATTCGCAGTTTGAGCTTGCCACCTTTCACGGCCCCGCTACGCACTAGGTTCTCAATTTCACGCTGCGATGTAACTCCGACATGCTTCAGAAATTTACGGATAGCCATATTGAAGCGGTCTTCATCGAACTCGGCGGTCATGGGCTGTTCTCCCTGGTCGGTCAGGCGATGTCTAACACGAGGCGAGTAAAGACCCAACATCGAGGCCCAACTCGCGTCACCGCCGACTTCCTCCTCAACCCGATTGCCTACAACGTCGGCCCGGAGGCGAAGACGACACCCGAGGCTGCAAGGTCGGCCGCTTGAGGTGGACCGGACACGGCTGGCGCTGTCCCCGACCGCCGCTTGTGACCCAGCACGGACATGACCTAGCTCGTGCCAGCCAATCGAGTGTGCTAATTTGTTACGGCGCTAACCCTGACATGCGAGGGAAGCATGCGAGGTCGCGAATTCATGGCGCTCTTGAGCGGAGCGGTGGCCGCACGGCCAAGAGCAGTTCGAGCGCAGCAGTTCTTGCCATTGATCGGCGTCCTCAGCAGCGGCCCAGCCAAATTGCGTGATGATCAATCGGACGGTCTTCGGCGTGGGCTGAAGGAGGCGGGCTTCGTGGAAGGCGAGAACCTAAACATCCTATACCGCGGGGCGGATGACCAATACGACCGCTTGTCGGCATTGGCCTCCGAGCTAGTCAGCAGATCAGTTGCAGTCATCGCGACCGCCGGTGGTCCAGTGGCGGCGCTCGCGGCCAAGTCGGCGACCAACACGATCCCGATTGTTTTCGCAGCTGTCTCCGACCCGGTAAAAAGCGGCTTGGTGGCAAGTCTCAATCGCCCCGGAGGCAATGTCACCGGCAAGGCCGGGTTGACTATCGAACTCGATGCCAAGCGGCTTGAACTGCTGAGCGAGCTGACCTCGACCCCGCGGCTCATCGGCGCGCTGGTAAATACCAATCGACCCGGGGGTCGAAGCCGAAGAGCATGATTTGCTTGCGGCGGCAAAGAAATTAGGCCGCGCACTAGTGGTTCTTCGTACAGATAACGGGCCTTCGATCGAGGCGGCCTTCGCCACGTTGGCAAAACGTGACATTGCCGGGGTTCTGGTGGGTGCGGATGCGCTCTTCAATGATCATCGTCAGCAGGTCGTCTCGCTCGCAGCGCGCTACGCCATGGCAGGCGTCTATCCGTGGCGCGAGTATGTAGGCGCAGGAGGACTCGTAAGTTATGGGGCAAACCTGTCGGAAGGATACCGCTTATCGGGAGTGTACGTCGGTCGCATTCTAAAGGGAGAAAAGCCAGCCGATTTGCCAGTGGTTCAACCTGAGAAATTTGAACTCGCGATCAACCTTAGAACGGCCAAGACGCTCGGTCTCGCTATCCCGCCAGCAATCATCGCTCGCGCCGACGAGGTAATCGAATAGCGGCAGCTCTTGCTGCGGTGCACGAGTCCGATATTGGCCCATCCGCGAAGCGGCAAGCGAGCCTGAGCTCGTCCCGTCACCCGACTAAACTGGTAGTGAGCGGCGGGGTGTCAGAGCGACGCTTTTGACCCAACTCAGACATCACACCACTTGGACCTGAGCTTAAAATTTCTTACGCTCCGGTTGGCAGCATCGGGCGGGATTAGAAATGCGACGACGAGACTTCATCGCGCTTACAGGGAAAGCGGCTGCGGCTTGGCCGTTGGGGGCGCTTGCCCAGACCGCAAAGGTTTATCGCGTAGGGACGCTCACTGCGGGCCCTCCGATCTCTCCTAAGGCGGATCGTGGTGCGGTTCTCTTCGACGGGCTGGCGAAACGTGGCTATGTGCTTGGACAGAATCTGATCCACGAAGCGCGTGGTGCGTCGGGCAAGCTTGAGCGGGTGCCGCAGTTAATGCAGGAGCTGAAGGCGGCGGGAGCGGACGTTGTGGTCACCATCAGCTACCCAGCCGCTGCCGCCGCCAAGGCATCGGGCGTCCCAACTGTGCTGGCGTCCGGCTCCGGCGATCCGGTCAAGACCGGACTGGTCGAAAGTCTCGCGCGGCCGGGCGGCAACGTGACCGGAATAGCCGATGACGCATCGATACTATCCACCAAACGGCTCTCGTTGCTGGCAGCCCTGTTGCCAAAGCTTCGCCGGGTAGCGATGCTCTGGAACAAGGACGATCTCGGAATGTCGATGCGTTATGAGACTTCCGCAAGCGCCGCGAAGGGGGTTGGAATTACTGTTCAGCCGCTTGGCGTGCGGGAACCCGACGATTTCAATGAAGCCTTCGCGGCGATGACGCGCGATCCGCCTGACGCTATCCTGATGGTTTCTGATTCGCTTACCTTGCTTAACCGAAAGCGCGTGATCGACTATGCCGCCGAGCATCGTCTGCCCGCAATCTATGAGGCGGACACAATCGTTCGCGACGGGGGTTTGATGTCATATGGAGCCGACACACGCAGATCCTTCGAGCGTGCCGCGGCGATGGTCGATCTTATCCTCAAGGGAGCGAAGCCAGCCGCCCTCCCGGTTGAGCAGCCGACACGCTACCAATTCGTTATCAACTTGAAGACCGCAAAATCGATAGGACTTGAAATTCCAGCGCCGCTAACGGCGCTCGCAGACGAAGTGATTGAATAGGCGGCCTGTTCTATGGTGCATGAGTCCGGAAATGGCCCATCAGCGAAGTAGCGGCGCATCTCGTTTAGGTCCGCTGGCGGACCAGATTTGCTCACGTTGAGTTCTTCGCACGTTGACCCAACTCGGAGATTTAGGTGGTCAGCCGTGAGCGGCCGTGATCAGCGCGACGTTGTTCTGTTCGCCCCTGAGGTCGTGTCATTACATTCGACCGCAACTGCTCCCTGAGGTTCCAACGTCCACACTGCAAATTGGTGAACGGGCTGTCTCCAGCGCACGAAGATAGTCGCGGTCGAACTCAGCCACGTCTTCAAGCGCGGTGCGGTTGCGGAGTTGCACCACATGATTCTGCCACTCAATCAGCCCTTGCTCTCTAAGCTCCTGAAGCGTCCTGTTGACATGGACAACTGACAGCCCGCATGCATCGGCAACGTTCTGTTGTGTCAAGGGGAGATGAAAGCTGCTGCCATGGTCGAGGGCGCCGACGAGCTCCAATCGACCGGCAATTTCGCAAAGGAGATGCGCAATTCTTCCTAAGGCTTGGCGCGATCCAAGATTTTCAACCCATTCGCGATACACGGCAGCATGGATCAGCGTCTCGCGCCAAAACGCCTGCGTGATCGCAGGTGAGACACTCATAATTTCTCTGAGATGAGCGTGAGGCACGCAAGCGACTGTCGAGTTGCCAACGCTGCAAAGCTCATGGTCCATAACCGGCAAGTGTAGCGTATGCAAATCTGGCATATCACCGGCGATATAGAACGAAGAGATCTGGTTGCGGTCCGAGATTATCCTCTGACGCGCGAGAAATCCACTCATCACGACGACCGAGCTTTTAGGGCGGTCTCCTTGGCGCACGACAAGCTCGCCATTGCTCAACGTCTTGAGCTTGTACGGCATGCGCGCGAGCTTGGCTTGATCTTGCTCGAATAGACCGGCCACCGCCTGCAAGCGCGCGATCAGCTTACGATGGGGCATGATGGGCTCCCTATCCGTGATAGGCGGGAGCACTATGGGTCTCTCAGGCACCGAACGCCTACGGACGCAGCTTTGACCGGTGATGTCGTATTAACGCACGAGCGTTCGCAGAGTTCAACCGGTGATTTGTGCCAGCTTGCAATTCCGCTTGCGGCCCGACACAGGCGAGCCGAGCCGGTCGATTGATGTCTGTTGACAGGGGCAGACCGGAAGCCGGGTTTAGGGACCGTCGGGGTAGCTTTTGACCGGGTCGGATGCCAGACCTTCCAATGTCCCGGCATCGTACAGTTCGATGGGCGCCCCGAGCCCCTTTAAGCTGTATCTGGTTCCCTCGCTTTGGACGATGCCCTTTGGACACCGATCGCGAACAGATTTCGTGACCAGTATCTGTCCTCCACGGGCAGCAGATTGCGCGCGAGCGGCGGTATTTACCACCGTGCCGATCGCGGTAAGGTCCCGATGCGAGTGACCGAACTCACCAAAGCTGACATCGCCGCTGCTGATGCCGATGCCAATGCTCAGGCTTCCTTCATCTAAGCCGAGTCCACCCACGAGGTCCGCGTGCCGGCCGCGCCAGCGTTGCTGCATCTGTCGGGCGGCTTGGACCGCCTGCGCTGCATGACCTTCTTGTCTGATTGGAAAATTGAAGACCGCCATGATGGCATCACCAATCGTCTTGTTCAGCAAACCGTCATGCTGCCAGATTGCTTCGGCGCATTCATCGTAGAAAGCATCAAGGGTTGTAGAGATCTCGCGCGATGTCACTGACTGAGACGCTGCCGTATACCCGCGCAGGTCCGCGAAGAGCACGGTTGCATCGATCGTGACGTTGCGGGCTTTCATGATTCGCGTAAAGGCGAGTTCGCAAAAGGTGCAGGTGTTGGGATTCATCCGGCTTGGTCGGAGGCCGAGAACGCGAAAGGGGATCGCTAAGGGGCCACGTAAAACCACTGGGAGGTGCAGATTTTGCCAGCATCATTTGCAGATGGTCGAGTGTTGCCGCAGGTCCATCGCATTCTTCTCATCGGCCGCCCATTTTTTCATTCTAGCAGACGGCCACGAAGATGCCGAATCCGGCATGTCGGAAATCCCGTCATTGACGAGAGAAACCAGAAATCGCCAGCTGCTGCGGTTCAATGGGCCTGCGAGCGTTGTGCGAGGCTGCTTGCGCAGCAGATCAGCCAAGGATGTGGGCGCTGTTTCTTGGTCATGCAGCATTCCGGCGAGATGTCTCGGAAGGCAGACCGGAAGTGGTTCAGTCTGGCAGGGGCTTTGGGTCTTGACCCATAACAGCCCTTGAACGGGTGCACGTGCTTAGACCGCTGGAACCTTGTGGTACCCTGCTCCACCCATTCAAGGTCTTTGCGGCATCGCGGTGCTGACGAGGCAAGTCATTTCGACTATCCTTCAATGCGGGCCATCAAATGGGCAGGACAAAGACCCACGAGGGCAGTTCAATGAGCACGGTAAAAAGCGCGCTGGCGCAGAAGAGCGGCACCCTAATCCATGTACGTTCCAGCGACATGGTCATCGAAGCCTTGCGCAAGATGCGGGACAACCGGGTCCGGTCGGTGTTGGTCATCGACGACGACGTGCTGGTCGGTATCGTGACCCAGGGTGACTGCGCGATCAAAGTGCTGCTGCCCGGGCTCGATGCGAAGCAGACGCCGGTGGACCAAGCGATGACGGGCAAGCCGGTCACGGTCAACCCGGACGACCGGCTGAAAGACTGCATGGCAATGATGGCTGAGCGCCGTTTTCGCCATCTGCCAGTGCTGCATGCAGGCAAGGTCGTAGGCGTGATCTCGATTGGAGACGTCGTAAAAAACATCATCCGGGATTTGGAGCACAACGTGGGCGACCTGATGGGCTACATCATGACTGACAGCCCGGGAGGCTGACAGACGAACCGCGGTGACGGCGCCCCCGTCACCAATGTTGCGGCGGGTCCAGTTGCGACTATGTCAGGCGGGCGAAAGGTGAAAGCGCCGACCTAGGGCGCGTTGACCGGCGGCATAGACGACGTCGGGCGCGCACGAAAGCTGCTTCATGCTGACCTCGTGCGGCCACCATAAGCGAAAACGCTACGAGGAGAATGAGAAGCCCTCGCATCGTGCGCCGTCAAATCAAGGCATAGCCACCATCAGGACAAGGGCCGCCTCGCCGTTTCCCGGACCGCCTGACGTAAGATAGAGCGCGGCAAGCGCGATCACTCCCAAGAGAGCACCATAACCAGCAATGATCCATCCGTCATAGTCTCGTCTCGCCTGCACCGAGGACGCGGTGTGAGAATAGCCAATGGTTGCCATAATTGGATCCTCCGAGTTTGGCGCTCGATAGGCGCGTTGAGATGGGGACGAATGGCCCCTCACTTGTGACAGATGTTAGTGGTTCGATCGAAGATCGGTGCCCAAGGTGGCATGTTGTTCCATGCCGACTGACGTGGTCGTGCTCTGGTAGACACCAATCGCGGTCGCGCCAGCCAGGAACAAGCAGGCGTAGAAGGCCAGCACGCGCTTCGCCCAACGCTTGCGAGTAATCCTGTCTTCGGGATCGCTCGTAGTAAATTCGTTCAGGGAAAAGGCATTGGTAACGTGAGCGGAATCCTCAGCAAAATAATCCATAGGAAACCTCCCTTGAAATTACTCCGATCAGCTCAAATTCCGGAATTTTCAACAAATGTGTCAGTCTAGCTTCCTGATAATCGGAAGGCAGGGGCTCTGCTTCGGGCGAATTCCGCAACTGCCTTAGCCCCGGCGCCGGACGCAAAATGTGAAACTGTTCACTGTGGGTCCCGCAAATCTTGCAAAGGTTCATCGGATCGCGCACTCAATAAAGGTCAACATGGCTGCATTTCTCGCGTGAGGCGGGCAGCCTCGCGCTCGCGTTGAACCGGGCGAAACTGTCCTGGTGACGGGCGCGGCCGGCGGTGTGGGGCTTGCCTGCATCGTAATGGCCCCCATGCTCGGTGCCCGCGTCATTGGTGCTGTCGGTAGCGCCGCCAAGACAGCGATCGTCCGCGAGTACGGAGCCGAAGCAGTC encodes the following:
- the ltrA gene encoding group II intron reverse transcriptase/maturase, which translates into the protein MSLTTPDKIRSLQRKLYCKAKAEPTFRFYLLYDKICREDILVHAYRLARVNAGAPGVDGITFAQIEEQGLEAWLAGLREELVSKTYRPDPVRRVMIPKANGGERPLGIPTIRDRVIQTAAKMVIEPFFEADFEDNAYGYRPARGAVDAVKEVHRHLCRGYADVVDADLSKYFDTIPHSELIKSVARRVVDRNVLRLIKMWLRAPIEERDADGTRRMSGGKRNTRGTPQGGVASPLLANIYMNRFLKHWRLTESGDTFRAHVVSYADDFVILSRGRAAEALAWTKVVMTKLGLTINEAKTSLRNAREERFDFLGYSFGAHRFEANGNWYLGASPSKKSVQRLKTKISDLLVPSNIDPWPEVCDKLNRSLRGWSNYFGYGSRSKAYRSVDQYVSERCAGSSREDTKCKGAAIADSRSMSFIENSAFCAFNACPKRSRRVHCGEAGRKAGCRKSARPV
- a CDS encoding DUF6494 family protein, with the translated sequence MTAEFDEDRFNMAIRKFLKHVGVTSQREIENLVRSGAVKGGKLKLRMTLSAEGTALKHVVEETIAL
- a CDS encoding ABC transporter substrate binding protein; the protein is MRGREFMALLSGAVAARPRAVRAQQFLPLIGVLSSGPAKLRDDQSDGLRRGLKEAGFVEGENLNILYRGADDQYDRLSALASELVSRSVAVIATAGGPVAALAAKSATNTIPIVFAAVSDPVKSGLVASLNRPGGNVTGKAGLTIELDAKRLELLSELTSTPRLIGALVNTNRPGGRSRRA
- a CDS encoding ABC transporter substrate binding protein, with translation MLAAAKKLGRALVVLRTDNGPSIEAAFATLAKRDIAGVLVGADALFNDHRQQVVSLAARYAMAGVYPWREYVGAGGLVSYGANLSEGYRLSGVYVGRILKGEKPADLPVVQPEKFELAINLRTAKTLGLAIPPAIIARADEVIE
- a CDS encoding ABC transporter substrate-binding protein → MRRRDFIALTGKAAAAWPLGALAQTAKVYRVGTLTAGPPISPKADRGAVLFDGLAKRGYVLGQNLIHEARGASGKLERVPQLMQELKAAGADVVVTISYPAAAAAKASGVPTVLASGSGDPVKTGLVESLARPGGNVTGIADDASILSTKRLSLLAALLPKLRRVAMLWNKDDLGMSMRYETSASAAKGVGITVQPLGVREPDDFNEAFAAMTRDPPDAILMVSDSLTLLNRKRVIDYAAEHRLPAIYEADTIVRDGGLMSYGADTRRSFERAAAMVDLILKGAKPAALPVEQPTRYQFVINLKTAKSIGLEIPAPLTALADEVIE
- a CDS encoding Crp/Fnr family transcriptional regulator, whose protein sequence is MPHRKLIARLQAVAGLFEQDQAKLARMPYKLKTLSNGELVVRQGDRPKSSVVVMSGFLARQRIISDRNQISSFYIAGDMPDLHTLHLPVMDHELCSVGNSTVACVPHAHLREIMSVSPAITQAFWRETLIHAAVYREWVENLGSRQALGRIAHLLCEIAGRLELVGALDHGSSFHLPLTQQNVADACGLSVVHVNRTLQELREQGLIEWQNHVVQLRNRTALEDVAEFDRDYLRALETARSPICSVDVGTSGSSCGRM
- a CDS encoding adenylate/guanylate cyclase domain-containing protein yields the protein MNPNTCTFCELAFTRIMKARNVTIDATVLFADLRGYTAASQSVTSREISTTLDAFYDECAEAIWQHDGLLNKTIGDAIMAVFNFPIRQEGHAAQAVQAARQMQQRWRGRHADLVGGLGLDEGSLSIGIGISSGDVSFGEFGHSHRDLTAIGTVVNTAARAQSAARGGQILVTKSVRDRCPKGIVQSEGTRYSLKGLGAPIELYDAGTLEGLASDPVKSYPDGP
- a CDS encoding CBS domain-containing protein; this translates as MSTVKSALAQKSGTLIHVRSSDMVIEALRKMRDNRVRSVLVIDDDVLVGIVTQGDCAIKVLLPGLDAKQTPVDQAMTGKPVTVNPDDRLKDCMAMMAERRFRHLPVLHAGKVVGVISIGDVVKNIIRDLEHNVGDLMGYIMTDSPGG